The Mytilus galloprovincialis chromosome 7, xbMytGall1.hap1.1, whole genome shotgun sequence genome has a window encoding:
- the LOC143082981 gene encoding uncharacterized protein LOC143082981: MDSKHLAGQDNCIVCPVCNSRHLFRNDKVKAGVFAANCESCGHFIKFRLKSDINSKITVTINGQQYTVGNEYPPSTKLNTYLRKERISVGTKVMCHEGGCGICLVEAKLYEPMSDTKKSYPINSCLCPLFMCDGWEITTIEGISDIVPKRLAKYNGSQCGFCSPGQVMNMHALLEQNEGNVSMKQVEDAYDDVICRCTGYRPILDAMKSFAQDSPDLKKTTTVDIEELGKTYCHKTGKRCHGECHPRKGQQLQIVGSDAVWYRPDTFDELFKILADNSGKKTRMVFGNTGQGIYNQELDMAGFDVLVDIRGIQGLYSVNFDPTVVLGAGLSITQLIDIFTRTQSTPSFGYLANIKEMLMRVAGRSVRSMASWAGNLMLKHLHPEFQSDVYVSLEAANVKLIIANSAGSNTIPISQFLKTDMTNKVIVAMEVPAMTDDYIVRLYKVAQRAENSHSFVNAGVRMKVDTNNKFLVMEKPCIVFSGISKDFIHAVQTETYLAGKSLVDPSVIQGALTTLASEVNPDPNIDAVEPSVAYRKNVAIGYLYSYILDVVGDTAKGIYRSGSTPLIRPLSSGQQSYDTKPLEWPLTEPMIKLEAIDQTTGRADYINDIPIEQGTLYAAFVISTVGNAKLQSMDPSKALSMPGVLKFITAKDIPGQNNCFSSIASEIPSVPEEVLCGGDVMYAGQALAIIVAVDEETANRAAKQVQVTYSDKKAPILSLDDGINKGSFLPDIYPLTKGDAQTAITNSTKQITGSIQFGEQKHFPMETQISYCKPTPEGMDVETSTQWIDNSQRAVALVLGVPQSRINVKVKRIGGAFGFKITRNFIVSAGCALAAHILNRPVKLNLEFHTQMKMLGGRLAYRADYTVGCTDQGKLNGIKMTLYADVGYNGNDSTLYSVYGFIDNAYYCENWKINPKIVKTNKPCNTYCRAPGSTPGIFIMESIMEHIAKELQLDPTDVRVLNLYQKGQTTPHNRPLPYCNIRQLTTDLMTSAGVKQRQTSVQAFNQANRWKKKGLSVVPMKFEISYIYIHYNAIVNIYAWDGSISIAHGGVEMGQGINTKVAQVCAFELGVPIDIISVKSTQTTSNANDFVTGGSIGSELCCLAVLNCCTALRSRMAPVKAKMQNPSWKDLTQKCLLDKVDLSARYVTFEPGTLLEEPQYNSYGVTCTEVELDVLTGQYLINRVDMLFDCGESMNPMVDIGQVEGAFTMGLGYCLSENLKFDPQTGELLTNSTWEYKPPMGKDIPIDFRIQLLKNAPNPKGVLRSKAVGEPPLCMSCSALFALKRCIEAARQDIQKDTYFPLNGPTSVDNLCELCLADPSQFVI, from the exons ATGGATTCAAAGCATTTGGCTGGGCAGGATAATTGTATTGTATGCCCTGTCTGCAACTCAAG acaTTTGTTTAGAAATGACAAAGTTAAGGCAGGAGTGTTTGCAGCCAACTGTGAAAGTTGTggacatttcattaaatttcGTTTGAAATCTGATATCAACTCTAAAATTACAGTAACTATTAATGGACAGCAGTACACAG TTGGAAATGAATATCCGCCATCAACTAAACTTAACACGTACTTACGGAAAGAGAGGATCTCTGTCGGAACCAAAGTGATGTGTCATGAAGGCGGCTGTGGTATCTGTCTTGTGGAGGCAAAGTTATATGAACCGATGTCTGATACAAAGAAGAGTTACCCTATCAACTCT tgCCTTTGTCCATTATTCATGTGTGATGGGTGGGAGATAACTACCATAGAAGGTATAAGTGACATTGTCCCAAAACGTCTGGCCAAGTACAACGGTTCTCAGTGTGGATTCTGCAGTCCTGGTCAGGTCATGAATATGCATGC ATTATTAGAACAAAACGAGGGAAACGTTTCAATGAAACAAGTGGAGGATGCTTATGATGATGTTATTTGCAGATGTACTg GTTATCGACCAATATTGGATGCCATGAAATCATTTGCACAAGACTCTCcagatttgaagaaaacaactACTGTAGATATTGAG GAGCTAGGAAAAACTTATTGTCATAAAACTGGTAAGCGTTGCCATGGTGAATGTCATCCACGAAAAGGACAACAACTTCAAATTGTGGGAAGTGATGCTGTATGGTATAGACCTGACACATTTGATGAACTTTTCAAAATATTAGCAGACAACTCTGGAAAGAAAACCAGGATGGTGTTTGGTAACACCGGACAAG GGATATACAACCAAGAGCTAGATATGGCTGGGTTTGATGTCCTGGTTGATATCAGAGGAATACAAGGCTTATACAGTGTAAAT TTTGATCCTACAGTTGTTTTAGGAGCAGGTTTGTCTATTACCCAGTTAATAGATATCTTTACCAGAACCCAATCAACACCTTCTTTCGGATATCTAGCAAACATCAAAGAAATGCTAATGAGAGTAGCTGGTAGATCAGTGCGCAGT aTGGCCTCTTGGGCGGGTAACCTCATGTTGAAACATCTTCATCCAGAATTTCAGTCAGATGTCTACGTTTCTTTGGAAGCAGCTAATGTTAAACTTATAATAG CGAATAGTGCTGGTTCTAACACGATACCTATCAGCCAGTTTCTTAAGACAGATATGACAAACAAAGTGATAGTTGCCATGGAGGTACCAGCTATGACTGACGATTACATTGTCAGACTATATAAGGTTGCTCAAAGGGCAGAG AACTCACATTCCTTTGTAAATGCTGGTGTTAGAATGAAAGTTGACACAAACAATAAATTTCTAGTGATGGAAAAACCTTGTATTGTCTTCTCTGGAATTTCCAAAGATTTT ATTCACGCAGTACAGACTGAAACTTACCTCGCAGGCAAATCATTGGTAGACCCATCTGTAATACAAG GCGCATTGACTACTCTTGCATCTGAAGTTAATCCAGATCCTAACATTGATGCTGTTGAGCCTAGTGTCGCATACAGAAAGAACGTAGCAATAGGATATCTTTACAGT TATATTCTTGATGTGGTAGGTGATACCGCGAAAGGTATTTATAGAAGTGGTTCGACACCTCTTATTAGACCGCTTTCATCCGGACAGCAGTCATATGATACCAAGCCGTTGGAATGGCCACTTACTGAACCAATGATTAAGTTGGAAGCTATAGACCAG ACCACTGGCAGAGCAGATTATATCAACGATATTCCAATAGAACAAGGTACTCTGTATGCTGCTTTTGTTATAAGCACCGTTGGAAATGCAAAACTTCAGAGCATGGACCCATCCAAAGCTTTg AGCATGCCAGGAGTATTGAAATTTATAACTGCAAAGGATATTCCTGGACAAAATAACTGCTTTTCTTCAATAGCATCCGAAATCCCTTCTGTTCCGGAAGAG GTATTATGTGGAGGCGATGTTATGTATGCTGGCCAGGCTTTGGCAATCATTGTTGCAG TGGACGAAGAAACAGCAAACAGAGCTGCCAAACAAGTTCAAGTGACATATTCTGATAAAAAAGCACCAATTCTGTCTTTAGATGATGGGATAAACAAGGGATCATTTTTACCAGACATTTATCCTCTTACGAAAGGCGATGCTCAAA CTGCAATCACTAATAGCACCAAACAAATAACTGGAAGCATACAATTTGGCGAACAAAAACATTTTCCAATGGAAACACAG ATCAGTTACTGCAAACCTACACCCGAAGGAATGGACGTTGAGACGTCTACTCAGTGGATTGACAACTCACAGAGAGCTGTTGCATTGGTTTTAGGAGTTCCCCAAAGCAG AATTAATGTAAAGGTTAAAAGAATTGGTGGAGCATTTGGATTTAAAATAACAAGGAATTTTATAGTGTCTGCGGGTTGTGCGCTGGCAGCACACATTTTGAACAG GCCTGTTAAACTGAATTTGGAATTTCACACTCAAATGAAGATGCTTGGAGGACGACTTGCCTATAgagctgactataca GTTGGATGTACTGACCAGGGGAAATTGAATGGAATCAAGATGACACTGTATGCAGATGTAGGATACAATGGAAATGACAGTACCTTATATTCTGTATATGGATTCATCGATAATG cTTACTACTGTGAGAACTGGAAAATTAACCcgaaaattgtcaaaacaaacAAACCTTGTAATACGTACTGCAGAGCACCAG GTTCAACTCCAGGTATATTTATCATGGAATCAATAATGGAACATATTGCAAAGGAACTACAATTGGACCCAACAGATGTCAGGGTTCTGAATTTGTATCAAAAGGGACAG ACAACACCCCATAATAGGCCACTCCCGTATTGCAATATCAGGCAATTGACCACAGACTTGATGACATCAGCAGGAGTAAAACAGAGACAGACATCAGTCCAGGCATTCAACCAG gCAAACAGATGGAAGAAAAAAGGATTATCCGTTGTTCCAATGAAGtttgaaataagttatatttacatTCATTACAATgcaattgtaaatatatatgccTGGGATGGAAGTATATCTATCGCCCACGGTGGAGTTGAAATGGGACAAGGGATCAACACAAAG gtaGCACAAGTCTGCGCATTTGAGCTCGGTGTACCAATTGACATTATAAGTGTTAAATCAACCCAGACAACATCAAATGCTAATGATTTTGTAACCGGTGGAAGTATTGGCAGTGAACTGTGCTGTTTG GCTGTATTGAATTGTTGCACGGCATTAAGATCAAGGATGGCACCAGTGAAAGCTAAAATGCAGAACCCTTCATGGAAAGACTTGACCCAAAAATGTCTATTAGATAAAGTGGACCTGTCTGCCAGATATGT TACATTCGAGCCTGGGACGCTTTTAGAGGAACCACAATACAATTCTTATGGTGTTACCTGCACTGAAGTCGAACTAGATGTACTTACTGGACAATACCTTATCAATAGAGTAGACATGCTGTTTGATTGCGGGGAAAG TATGAATCCGATGGTAGATATAGGACAAGTTGAAGGTGCTTTTACAATGGGACTTGGATATTGTCTGTCAGAAAACCTCAAATTCGATCCTCAGACTGGTGAACTATTAACCAATAGTACATGG GAATACAAACCTCCGATGGGTAAAGACATTCCAATCGACTTTAGAATTCAACTGCTGAAGAATGCTCCTAATCCAAAAGGTGTCCTCAGATCGAAAG CTGTAGGAGAACCACCATTATGTATGAGTTGTTCAGCTTTGTTTGCTTTGAAACGATGTATAGAAGCTGCCAGGCAAGATATACAGAAAGATACATATTTTCCACTTA ATGGACCAACTTCAGTTGATAACTTGTGTGAGCTGTGTCTAGCAGACCCTTCTCAATTTGTGATATAA